Part of the Camelus dromedarius isolate mCamDro1 chromosome 11, mCamDro1.pat, whole genome shotgun sequence genome is shown below.
AACAGCCTTTAAGAGACAGGCAGAGGCAACGTGGACGACAGATAAGAAGGGAGAACGGAGACAGAGGGAAATCACAGGGATCCCATGTTGGAGAAAGCAGGATGTCATCAATATCCACAGTCAATTCCACCAACATCCCCCTTTAAACAAAGACCTTGAATTTGGAGATTGGGATAAACCCTTAATTTCCCTCTGAAAATAGCGTATGGAACTGATGAATACACTCTGTAGTAATGACACTCTATAAAATgatggaagaaagggaaatataCTATCTTGACCCCAATCCACACCTTCAATTGACCAAAAGATAGGACATTTATGGAAGGGTAGTTAGTTGATTTAGACAGCATCATATGAAGAGTCCAGGGGCAGAAAAATGGCTCTTCTGGGCCTCCTTGAATGACTGCTGTCATGCCCTAGGACCAGGCCTATGAAGCCACACACGCACCCATCAAGCACACAGGACACAAGACAGTTGATTTCCTCTAACTGTGGCACCATCTTCCAGCAATGCCCAAGTGAACCTGATGGACCCTCCATGGGGTTCATTCAGCCTTACTTTAAGGGGTTTTCTGACTGGGTGGCAAGAGGCAGGGCTTGGGGGCTGTTCTCCCTGCTGATGGAAATGCCACTAATAACCAGGATCGTTTCGTCTGCATATGAGATTATCCATTGTTACATAAGCACAGGCTTTACACATCTTCTGACAAGCAATAGGAATTTAAACCCCAACATAAATAACATACTGACccctttaaaaaaggaagacatcCACATAACCCTTCTTGTAGAGAAAGGGGCTTAACTTGTAACAAGTGACTTTttagagaaagataaaaaagagagCTCTGATTTTcagtcacagagcccacaccaaATTTAAGACACCTGCAGTTTAGAGAAGGTCAGCATCAGTTGGCAGGCTGTGACAATCCAGCCCCCACCTCTGAGTACTACATATTCCAACCACCCAGAGAAAGGGTAAAAGTAACTGCAGCTTTACCTGCAGATGATCTGGAAGAGtagaaggcattttttaaaatctggagaaAACTGAGGATTTTGTGATGGAAGAAAGgtgattctgaagtttggaaagacacATAAAAATCCTGAAAGTACTGCTAAGGTACCTCCTTGTGCCAAGGGTCTGGTTAATGCCTTCCAACAGTATTCTGGAACTATTCCAAGTCTACAGGATGGTATTTCCCATGACAATGAGACCAATTTTACGATGAAATCAAAGTCTTTATAAGCTATTTCTATGAAGTGAAGGAGATtcgtaatttttaaaatgcagtcaaGTTACACAGACACAAGAGTGAATTTCTAGACTATGATGGTTGATATGATATTCCTTCATGTGGCACTATGAGAATcataaatatcataaaataaacTTGACAATGGAATTTTTTATTCTTGTTCATATTTTGAGCATTTAGTATGACCACATTTTTTAACCGAAAGATAATTCCTTAAGTCTGCAATATGGTAGAAAAGAGATGTTGGAATACCTCTTAAGAAAACTACAAACAAGTGAAACAGGCAGTTGAAACTGAAATTTTCAACTGAGGAACATCCAATGGGTCTTTCCAAAGTATTAATTTACAAAGTTTTGCAAATTACTGTGACTACACGTTGCCAGCTGGATTAAGTAGAGCTTAGATTTTCAATGATAGTAAATAAGTGTGACGTGCTttgcttaaaaaatttaaatgaagaaatctTTGTCAGGTTCAAGAAACCTTAAATGTCCCTATGTGGGTGGACGTATGAGaagagagacaaagggaaaagCACAGATGAAGTCACCGGGCAGCAGAGACCAGATTCCGCGTTAGGAAACCAGGaaacttgttttctaaattacacTAACATGAGAGTAGAAATGCAAAATAGATACAGTGAGCAATATTTAAGTTACTGGGCAAAAAAAGCGGACCACATCAAAATTTCAATTCTGGCCAGACACTAAACCTAActcaaaataaaatcaacaaaactaacTTAATGGCTTTTAGTTCACTGTAAGCATTTTTACATGGGCCAAGCCAAGTCCCCACCATTTGCTACTAACCATTTATTAAAGGTTCAAGGTCCTGAATCTCATTGAAACAACAGTTTAAACATTAAACAGCCCTCACCAAAACGTCTGACCCCGACATTAACAGAGATGCCCTCAAAAATAACGCCATCTACTTACTAGGTTTCATGGCATTTGGAGCGTTGGAGGGTGCATTCCCCCAGCCTGTGGTCGATGCTCCCGTGTCATCCATTTCACCCCACCCAGGACTGCTTTCGTTTGGCTCACCCCAAGCTGAAGTACCATTATCTGGAGCAGGTGGTGTGCTTTTGCTCCAGACTGTAAAGAAAGGACACGGATCTCTAAGAATGACTTGTTAATAACACCAAAATACCCagtggaggggaaggtgggaagaaGGCACTTCTGTATTCTGTTGGTAGAAATGCAAACAGTCCCACTTTCATGGAGGGCACTTGGCTTTGTCACTTTAATTCTGGCCCAGTGATTCCACTGCCAGGAACTATGCCATAGATATACTTGTAAAAGTAGATGAAATTACATGAACAACAATGTTCCCTCCATCACTGTCAGAAAACACTTGGAAGtgacctaaatatccatcaaaaaGGAACTGGTCAGACTTATCGCGGGTCACCCATTGAATGAATACTACATGCAAagcaattaaaagacagaaatgtatGTGCTAATATGAataatgaaaaaagcaaggtgaaaaagGCAGTGTATATAGTACTATCCCTTCtgtgtaaaaattttaaaggacagATGTATTTTGCTATAGGTATGAACAAAATTTTTGAGTGGGACACAAAATTCTAAGACCTGTGGGGAGAGACCCTAAGGTCTaaggtttctttcatttattattaccttttgcttttctgtacaGTTTGAAGGGTTTTCCtatatgaataaaaaattttttacatgTTAGCAGGTTTTATCCTAGATGTGAATTAATGAGCAATCTTCAattccttcctcattcttttcaatatttttttaaaaagagtgagtTAAAAGTCATCATTTTCTGAATGGTCATACCTGGATCCACTGAACACTAGACCTACTTTGGGGAGTGGAAAATTGAATATTATGATTAATATTAACTAAAAAACCACACACCTGAACATCCCCTCAATGTGTTGAACTATGTGGGGGCATTCAGGGTGACAATGCCAAACTAAGAATGATTACCAGCATTACTTTTAATTTACTAGGTGTGATGTTTCCTATTTGAATAAGGCAGGAAGAACACTTAATTCTGGACAACCAATGATCATGAGGTAACAATCTCCACGTAACGAAGTAATTGTTAAAAATCATCTGGAAAGTGACGGAAACCCTCCAGATCCCAGGTAACTACAGCATTTTCTGATAGTGCAAGAACTTCTCTGCAAGAACAACACAGAACACTTTCCATCGCtggggaaagagaaacagagaatgtGTCCACAGGCAAAACCAGAATGGAAACAAGTCTATTTCTGCtactattttaattctttatttttaaatctagagCATAGCTTGTTTAAGCAGATATAAGTCTTTTGGATTCTGCACACCAAtacaattaccaaaaaaaaaaaattttgggagACTAACCCAGGGATGCCATGTCTTCCTTTTGCCAAGAATGAACATTAAAATGTACTACCAGCATCTGTTATCACTACCACTTTATATAAGGAGAGCTTCTGTTAACACCAGTATAGAGTTAATGTAGGAAAGATTCCCAGAACAAAGCTAAGTGGAATAAATGCAGCTTAATTAAGATGCCTTGGTTTaggatttcttttcttcatcaaAACCTGTGAGAAAAAGCCATTGCCTACCTGATGCTGACTTCCCGGTCATCGGGGTAGGCAGGTTGGGTTCCCGAGGTGCTGGGCCCCCTTGGGAATTCTTATCCCACAGATTCACATTCTTGTAGTTGTAACTGTTAGGGTCTCCCCACGCTGAAGTGCCATCATCAATGTCCATTTTCCGACTAATTGACTGTGGGGATGGCTCTTCCCAACCACTGGGTTCCTCATCCTTAGGGGTTACTGGCTGCGGCCCGCTACTCCAGCTGGAATTGGAAGGTCGTCCATTGCCTGGAGGTGGTGGGGCTGGGCCTCCCCATGAACCAGAAGCCTCTGGCTGTGGTGGCGGTGgctgctgtggctgctgctgctgttggtgCTGTTTATTCCAGGAGTTGGGCTGTCTGCCTGTCTCAGTCCATGCCGGAGACCTTTTGCAATCTTCCCACCCGCCTTTTGAAGCCAGGCTGGCACTACCGCCGTTCCCCCAAGTTCCGATTTCATTCTGCCCTCCTTCACCCCACCCAGACACAGGTTTACTTGCAGAACTTTCCCAATTGCTGTTCTTCGCTTGATCAACCTCCTCTCCCCAACCATTCTTTCCAGAAGTCCATCCTTGATTGGGCTGGcgtccacctccccacccctgatCTTTGCTGGAATTCTCATTCCAAGAGGAAGATGTCTTTTCATCTGGTCGTCCTCCTCCCCAGTTGGAAGAGTTGTTGTTCTTATAGTCATTCCAGCCTCCTGTGTTCTTGGGGTCTTTCCACTCTGTAGAGGCTGAGAGCTCCCCCCATCCAGACTTCATTTGATTGCTTTGGCTGGGTGCATCTCCCCAGCCCCCTGAGTTCTTGGTCTGTGTGGCAGCGCTCTCCCACCCCTCAGTTCCTTTGTCAGATTTCCCCTCAGGCCTTGGCACCTCTTCAATATCCCACACCGTGTCCTGCTTAATTTGAGTTTGGCCCCAGCCAGTGTTTGAGAGCACCCTGGGGTCCAAATCAGTTCGGCTCAAAAGAGTCTGCAAGACAGCCTGACAATCAGGATGTGTGGGCCTGTACGACCGACGGCCAGAATTATGACTGTCGCTACTTCCTGCTTTGTGGTTGCTTCCAGTGCTTTGACCTCCAACTTCACTTCCTGTGGAGCTGGAAGATCTTCCCCAACAGGGAGCCTGGGCATTGCCTTGGTTTTCAGGGAGGGGGTGGCCCTTTTGATTGTCCCATGCTCCAGTGCTAGAATTTGGTTGGTTTGGACCACTCCATTCTCCAATTTTCAACTCATCAGACCCAGTCGGCTGTTTCCATTCTCCCTGAGAGACCCCAGATGTCATTTTGTTCCCTTCACCCCATTTGTTGTCATTAGAGTCCTGAGGGCCAAAGTTCCAGGACCCACCCGTAGACCTGTTACTGTTGTCCCAAGAGTCATTTTTTGACCCAGTTGATTTCTGAACAGAAGCTCCTTTCCAGGAGTCCTCTCTATCCTTTCCATTGTTCCCATTGTTTCCAGAATTGCTTTGTCCAGAGGCTGTGTCAGTTCCAGAAGGCCCCCTAGCTGCACCCCAAGATCCAACACTCCCAGTCTTTCGATCTCCAGTGCTTTGTGAAGGGGCATCAGTGCTCCTGGAGGCGTTCCCCAAGCCCATTCCAAAGGGCATTCCCTTATTCTCCATGGGGTTTGGTGAACTTAAGTTCAAGGAGttagtgtttccattttttggtccATCAGTGTTATGAATTTGAGCCTGTTCTCTGCCAGAGACAACAAAATTAACACCCGCATTTTCCATCTTTGACTGCTGTTCCCTGGATGCCTGACCTACTGTGCTAACCTGTGCACTGGGATTACTAGTATCTGTTTCCAATGCCCCTTTCCTAGAATTTCCTTCTTGGACCAGTGCTGGCCAGGCAGATGGGTTACTATTTGGGTTAAAGTTGCTGAAGCCAGAGCCAGGTCCAATTCTATCCTGACCACTCACATTCCTCCAATTTCCTAGTCCATTGTTGCTCTCTGTAGTAGAGTTGGAAGATTGAACAGATTTAGCCTTAGGGTCAGACTTCCAGACCCCAAGATTACATTCGTTCCCGGAACTCGCAGACTGGCACTGGCTCCCTTTTCCTTTGTTACTAGTGGTGCTTCCTGGCAGAGTGCTCTTCTCAGAGCCAGGGTTCGAGGCACTGTTGTTATCGGTGGTGTTTTCGGAAGAAGACTCAGTGTCTTTGCTGGCAATACAAGGCCACTCTTCCATGTCAGACCCGTCTACAATCACCTTGTCCCAGATGTGAATTGGGTTGGGGGAGGCGCCGTTGTTGGAGGAGGCTCCCGGGCCCCAAGTGGAATTTGCATAATTTGAAGCAGCAGCACCTCCAAGAGTTGACTCTGAGAAAGAGATTGTCTTATCAGTCACAGCTGCACGTGCATCATCTATTTACACCTCGAGCTCAAACTGCCCCTAAGAGAGCTCATCCCATTTCCCCACAAACTAGTTCTCTACAGCTGCCAGCCTTGGTTAATCTTGGCATCACTCCCATCTTAGTcatatcttctttttattttgcctgGTTGGTGTATTTGCTAAATCTACCCCCACAGCACCTCTCAGAGTTATCCCCTTGCCATTCTTATTGACAGAGAAGGGCCTTCCTGGATCTTGAGACAAAGCAGTAACACCTTGCACTTGCTTCACATCTCCAATCCACTCTACACACTCCTGGCTGGAGTAATTTTTCTAAAGCACACCTCTGATTGTATCACTGCTGTATGGAAAGCAACGGACAGTTTCTTATGCACAAGAAGGAAGCTAAACTCTTTGGCCTGAAGTTTGATCAAGATGCTCCACAATCTGGGACCAAATGACTTTTCTAGTCTCATCTTCCACTACTTTCTTTGAAGATGTCTACATCCCACAAATTGTGCCTTCGCAGCCTGGCACCATTCCACGTTGGCAcctactgtttttttccttctgaattcACACACTGAAATTCACCCATCCTTCTGGGCCCAGTTCAAGTGCCATTTCTCCTCGGAAGTTTTTTTGAGCTTATCACCTGAAAATAACCTTTCCCTGTTTAGGGCCATTTTGCTCAGTGTATTGTGTTCACATGTTCCGTCACCAACATTAGCACCTTTCAGGCAGAGACCCTATCCTGCTAACATTTGAATTCTCATGGTGGCCAATGCACGGCTGCTCAGTGAGCATCTGCTGAATGATGAATGCCCACCAGCCAGATGCCAGGGGCAGACAAACATGAATCAGTCTGTGTGCCCAAGGAGCTTAATCTGGTAAGTCAGTCTTCCTCAGCACATACTTTGATGGAATTTACTACATTTGGTGGGGGGGAAAATGACCTGTTTTTAACCCAATAATTTCATCTATACTTACTTTAGTTCCTTTCACCAAATAGCTTTAAATCAATATGAAGTTGATAAAATTCCTACACAGAGCCATATAAAAGTAAGGAAGCAGAGAATCTCAAACTCTTGAGATTAGGAGCCTATTGGTTTTTAAGAATGTAAACAAGAGACTGACTCACACTGGACCCACATCTACGTCTAGGCCTGGCTAGACTCAGCTGCCAAAATGCCCAACACAACCGCCCCCCTCATATTTCCCTTTGCAGCTGGTTACAAGGGGCCAGGAAGGAAGGGCCAGAAGGCCTTTCCCTGCCCGCTTTGCGTCTGGCCTGCCAGCCACAAGAAGCCTCATGAACAGGGCTTATCCCATATGAAGCCTGGGTCACCACCAGCTTTCTTTCCATCTTCACTTTGCACCCAAGACGGTAACAGAATTTTCTAGGCCACTGTATGTTCAAACTCAGAACTAGAATGAAGCATCCTATCGTTAACAACCACCAATTCACTGTCCTTGCCAAGGCTTGATAGTCTTCAAGCTCTGAATTTTAATATAGCctcaaaaaacattttaaggatAAGTGGAAATCTGttaataagctttttaaaaaggggtggggggcattGCTTAGAAGTTCTCGCAAAACTTCCAAGAAAACCCCTCAGCTAAAGATCCCTTATATCTACAAATAGTTTTTAACAAAGTTCAAAATTCAGGGGTCTCTtaagaaatactgattttaaaaatctaataaaagacTACAGAATGGTATTATTTGGTATCCTCCCAAGATTCCACATTATAATCTAAGAGACCATTCTGTCTATACTCCCTGCGTTCTGGGAACAGAAACGTGGGCATCTAAGATTCAGAACAAGCCTGTGCACTAGCCCCACTTCCAATCATACCCTGGGCGCACACCAGTGGTGACAGCTGGAGCCACGGAGGTGCGAACTGTAATGCTCTTgtctgagaaggaaaaaaggccCCGCAGAGTGATGACAAAGAGCAGCAACATTACCCTCTCGGGCCAAGGGCACACACTAAGGCTCAGTTTCACAGGAGAAATGCTGGTACACATTCATCCTGGGACCCTCCCCCATCTTTTGAATAACTCTGATAGTCCATGGAAGTAACAGCTCCCGCGGACTTTGCACGGGCAGTAAGGATGAGGTGCTCCCTCTCTAAAGCTGCTGTGAATTCAGTTCACCGACACGGTTGCTCACCTGGTGCAGTCCCACTCTCACTCTGCAGCAGCGTTCCTGTCACTTGTGCGTTGTTTGGGTTTGCTCCAGGTGCTGTGGAGGGAGgaggccctgccccacccccgagGAGCATGCAGGACGGTGGAGGGGGCTGCCCACGTTTTAGTAACACTTTGTGGTCCTGCTGGCAACGGAATCGCGGCGGCACCTCCCGAGGCATGTAGCGGGCGGCGCTTGGCGGTTGTCCGTTCGGCACTGCCACCCTTTTGGCATTGTTGCCACCATTGACTGGTGGCGATGGAGAGCTGCCAATTGGGCTGGCGGCCGTTGGTTGGCTTAAACTTGGTTTCGTCACTTCGGGCACtgaaagagagagatggggaaagagcctttaaaatcaaatgcatttttctaaagattatttttaagaaaacttacaTGAGACCAAATCCATTAAGACAATTCTTGTTTTCTCTTATCCTGAAGGGACACGGTCTTTCCAGATTCCCCACCATCTTCAGTTTATTGAAGGCGGGGAAGGGGCAAGGAGTGATGGTGACAAGGATTCAAAGACTGCTATATCGTGGAATTACATTCCATTAACTAAGGAGGAGAGGGAATCAACCACCATTCACTCCCCTAAATCAATGGTGGACCTCCCTGAAGGGCTGCCTAGCAGGTCTAAGGATGTCTATGGACCCCAGGCAAGATCCCTAGTAAAGAGTCAAGGCTCTCAGCCCAAGGGCCCTTCCCCTTCATCCACATTCTTAAAGATCTACCTGTGAGAAACTTTTCCTGACATCCCTGGACTAGGTATGCTAAGCACCCCTCAGTTGTGCTCCTGGACCATGCTGTCCATCTCTACCACTGAATTAACCAAGTTATATTGCAATTCTCCACTTACAGACCCTTCTCCCCACCAGGCCATAAGTCCTGCAATGGCAGGAACttatctttcatctttttttcttagtgcctggcacagagtagaccCCTACAGGGAATCCCAGGCCTAGAGAATCACAAAAACAACTTGGTTTTGGTTTCTACAGCCATCTGAGCTCAAAGACTCTTGCTTGGCACTCTGTGTAAATATTAGAAATGctataaatcttttttcttttgtccaaAAAGATTTGTTTTCAAGTGTACCTTATGTTTTTTCCAACtcttcatttgaaataaaaatttcaaaatgtagacacTTTCTCTATTTACTTAAATAACTGATATTTTATCTTACTTTAAAAGTGGCAAACAGGAAGTATGGGAACATGTGAGACCCATACCCACAGTTAAAGTGCCCTTTGACTTTCCCCTCGACCCTACAGAGAATGTTCTTCTGGGTTGGTACCTCCTTTGCTTCATCCTACCAAAAGACTGCCACCCTTTCCAAGCAAATCTACCTGGCAAATAGAGGCTGGCAGTATTACAGGAACTATCACTGAACCTAGTAATTCAGATGATTCTGAGGCCAAAGTCCCTGACACCCAGAGTAGCGTGTAGGCCAGCTCTGGTGGCAGTACTGCTCTTAATGCTGACATGATGCTGGGCCAGCAGGTTGCTTGCTGAACTGAGGAGAGAGATACGTCATCAGAAATCAGGGGCCCAATCTATGGACACTGGTGAGTACTGAGAGTAACAGGAAAAAAGAGCAGGAGCCTGAAGTAACTTCAAGGTAACCCCTGGGTCTAACCTTAGTCAATCATGAGTTAGGACTGGGCCTCCCAGAAAGGAAGGGAGGTCAGAGGATCCACAGTCTGATGAGcagaataaacatatattttaaaataaattggtcATTGTCTAACATTATTGATATAGTACCTTTGGCATGACCTACAATAGCCAATGGATAAGTAACTGATAAATGAATGACTAAAGATGAATTCTTTAAAGATTCATTTTCTATCTGTGCCTGGACGATTCCGCAGCACATGGCATTTTTCCCAATCCCCTTTCCTCTTATTATGAAGCCGACAAAGGCTGGGAGGAGTCTTCCAACTAGTTTTT
Proteins encoded:
- the TNRC6B gene encoding trinucleotide repeat-containing gene 6B protein isoform X2 encodes the protein MREKYRKKAVPREKEQEREEQLMEDKKRKKEDKKKKEATQKVTEQKTKVPEVTKPSLSQPTAASPIGSSPSPPVNGGNNAKRVAVPNGQPPSAARYMPREVPPRFRCQQDHKVLLKRGQPPPPSCMLLGGGAGPPPSTAPGANPNNAQVTGTLLQSESGTAPESTLGGAAASNYANSTWGPGASSNNGASPNPIHIWDKVIVDGSDMEEWPCIASKDTESSSENTTDNNSASNPGSEKSTLPGSTTSNKGKGSQCQSASSGNECNLGVWKSDPKAKSVQSSNSTTESNNGLGNWRNVSGQDRIGPGSGFSNFNPNSNPSAWPALVQEGNSRKGALETDTSNPSAQVSTVGQASREQQSKMENAGVNFVVSGREQAQIHNTDGPKNGNTNSLNLSSPNPMENKGMPFGMGLGNASRSTDAPSQSTGDRKTGSVGSWGAARGPSGTDTASGQSNSGNNGNNGKDREDSWKGASVQKSTGSKNDSWDNSNRSTGGSWNFGPQDSNDNKWGEGNKMTSGVSQGEWKQPTGSDELKIGEWSGPNQPNSSTGAWDNQKGHPLPENQGNAQAPCWGRSSSSTGSEVGGQSTGSNHKAGSSDSHNSGRRSYRPTHPDCQAVLQTLLSRTDLDPRVLSNTGWGQTQIKQDTVWDIEEVPRPEGKSDKGTEGWESAATQTKNSGGWGDAPSQSNQMKSGWGELSASTEWKDPKNTGGWNDYKNNNSSNWGGGRPDEKTSSSWNENSSKDQGWGGGRQPNQGWTSGKNGWGEEVDQAKNSNWESSASKPVSGWGEGGQNEIGTWGNGGSASLASKGGWEDCKRSPAWTETGRQPNSWNKQHQQQQQPQQPPPPQPEASGSWGGPAPPPPGNGRPSNSSWSSGPQPVTPKDEEPSGWEEPSPQSISRKMDIDDGTSAWGDPNSYNYKNVNLWDKNSQGGPAPREPNLPTPMTGKSASVWSKSTPPAPDNGTSAWGEPNESSPGWGEMDDTGASTTGWGNAPSNAPNAMKPNSKSMQDGWGESDGPVTGTRHPSWEEEDDGGVWNTAGSQGSASSHNSASWGQGGKKQMKCSLKGGNSDSWMNPLAKQFSNMGLLSQTEDNPSSKMDLSVGSLPEKKFDVDKRAMNLGDFNDIMRKDRPGFRPPNSKDMGTTDSGPYFEKGGNHGLFGNSTAQSRGVHTPVQPLNSSPNLRAQVPPQFISPQVSASMLKQFPNSGLNPGLFNVGPQLSPQQIAMLSQLPQIPQFQLACQLLLQQQQQQQLLQNQRKLSQAVRQQQEQQLARMVSALQQQQQQQQQQQRQPSMKHSPSHPVGPKPHLDNMVPNALNVGLPDLQTKGPIPGYGSGFSSGGMDYGMVGGKEAGTESRFKQWTSMMEGLPSVATQEASLHKNGAIVAPGKTRGGSPYNQFDIIPGDTLGGHTGPAGDSWLPAKSPPTNKIGSKSSNASWPPEFQPGVPWKGIQNIDPESDPYVTPGSVLGGTATSPIVDTDHQLLRDNTTGSNSSLNTSLPSPGAWPYSASDNSFTNVHSTSAKFPDYKSTWSPDPIGHNPTHLSNKMWKNHISSRNTTPLPRPPPGLTNPKPSSPWSSTAPRSVRGWGTQDSRLASASTWSDGGSVRPSYWLVLHNLTPQIDGSTLRTICMQHGPLLTFHLNLTQGTALIRYSTKQEAAKAQTALHMCVLGNTTILAEFATDDEVSRFLAQAQPPTPAATPNAPAAGWQSLETGQTQPDPVGPALNLFGGSTGLGQWSSSAGGSSGADLAGASLWGPPNYSSSLWGVPTVEDPHRMGSPAPLLPGDLLGGGSDSI
- the TNRC6B gene encoding trinucleotide repeat-containing gene 6B protein isoform X1, with protein sequence MQTNEGEVSEESSSKVEQEDFVMEGHGKTPPPGEESKQEKEQEREEQLMEDKKRKKEDKKKKEATQKVTEQKTKVPEVTKPSLSQPTAASPIGSSPSPPVNGGNNAKRVAVPNGQPPSAARYMPREVPPRFRCQQDHKVLLKRGQPPPPSCMLLGGGAGPPPSTAPGANPNNAQVTGTLLQSESGTAPESTLGGAAASNYANSTWGPGASSNNGASPNPIHIWDKVIVDGSDMEEWPCIASKDTESSSENTTDNNSASNPGSEKSTLPGSTTSNKGKGSQCQSASSGNECNLGVWKSDPKAKSVQSSNSTTESNNGLGNWRNVSGQDRIGPGSGFSNFNPNSNPSAWPALVQEGNSRKGALETDTSNPSAQVSTVGQASREQQSKMENAGVNFVVSGREQAQIHNTDGPKNGNTNSLNLSSPNPMENKGMPFGMGLGNASRSTDAPSQSTGDRKTGSVGSWGAARGPSGTDTASGQSNSGNNGNNGKDREDSWKGASVQKSTGSKNDSWDNSNRSTGGSWNFGPQDSNDNKWGEGNKMTSGVSQGEWKQPTGSDELKIGEWSGPNQPNSSTGAWDNQKGHPLPENQGNAQAPCWGRSSSSTGSEVGGQSTGSNHKAGSSDSHNSGRRSYRPTHPDCQAVLQTLLSRTDLDPRVLSNTGWGQTQIKQDTVWDIEEVPRPEGKSDKGTEGWESAATQTKNSGGWGDAPSQSNQMKSGWGELSASTEWKDPKNTGGWNDYKNNNSSNWGGGRPDEKTSSSWNENSSKDQGWGGGRQPNQGWTSGKNGWGEEVDQAKNSNWESSASKPVSGWGEGGQNEIGTWGNGGSASLASKGGWEDCKRSPAWTETGRQPNSWNKQHQQQQQPQQPPPPQPEASGSWGGPAPPPPGNGRPSNSSWSSGPQPVTPKDEEPSGWEEPSPQSISRKMDIDDGTSAWGDPNSYNYKNVNLWDKNSQGGPAPREPNLPTPMTGKSASVWSKSTPPAPDNGTSAWGEPNESSPGWGEMDDTGASTTGWGNAPSNAPNAMKPNSKSMQDGWGESDGPVTGTRHPSWEEEDDGGVWNTAGSQGSASSHNSASWGQGGKKQMKCSLKGGNSDSWMNPLAKQFSNMGLLSQTEDNPSSKMDLSVGSLPEKKFDVDKRAMNLGDFNDIMRKDRPGFRPPNSKDMGTTDSGPYFEKGGNHGLFGNSTAQSRGVHTPVQPLNSSPNLRAQVPPQFISPQVSASMLKQFPNSGLNPGLFNVGPQLSPQQIAMLSQLPQIPQFQLACQLLLQQQQQQQLLQNQRKLSQAVRQQQEQQLARMVSALQQQQQQQQQQQRQPSMKHSPSHPVGPKPHLDNMVPNALNVGLPDLQTKGPIPGYGSGFSSGGMDYGMVGGKEAGTESRFKQWTSMMEGLPSVATQEASLHKNGAIVAPGKTRGGSPYNQFDIIPGDTLGGHTGPAGDSWLPAKSPPTNKIGSKSSNASWPPEFQPGVPWKGIQNIDPESDPYVTPGSVLGGTATSPIVDTDHQLLRDNTTGSNSSLNTSLPSPGAWPYSASDNSFTNVHSTSAKFPDYKSTWSPDPIGHNPTHLSNKMWKNHISSRNTTPLPRPPPGLTNPKPSSPWSSTAPRSVRGWGTQDSRLASASTWSDGGSVRPSYWLVLHNLTPQIDGSTLRTICMQHGPLLTFHLNLTQGTALIRYSTKQEAAKAQTALHMCVLGNTTILAEFATDDEVSRFLAQAQPPTPAATPNAPAAGWQSLETGQTQPDPVGPALNLFGGSTGLGQWSSSAGGSSGADLAGASLWGPPNYSSSLWGVPTVEDPHRMGSPAPLLPGDLLGGGSDSI